One region of Sus scrofa isolate TJ Tabasco breed Duroc chromosome 3, Sscrofa11.1, whole genome shotgun sequence genomic DNA includes:
- the MSGN1 gene encoding mesogenin-1 gives MANLRETFLSLEDGLGSSDSPGLLSSWDWKDRAGPFELNQASPTQSLSPAPSLESYSSSPCPAVARLPCGHGGANSGGGDDCGGLGTGGLVEVDYNMLAFQPAYLQGAGGAKAQKGTKVRMSVQRRRKASEREKLRMRTLADALHTLRNYLPPVYSQRGQPLTKIQTLKYTIKYIGELTDLLNSGREPRPQSARAQPRHPGTHHSSPLGGAEEI, from the coding sequence ATGGCCAACCTGCGTGAGACTTTCCTCAGCCTGGAGGATGGCTTGGGCTCCTCCGACAGCCCTGGCCTGCTGTCCTCCTGGGACTGGAAAGACAGGGCGGGGCCCTTCGAGCTGAACCAGGCCTCCCCCACCCAGAGCCTCTCTCCAGCTCCATCGCTGGAGTCCTATTCTTCGTCTCCCTGTCCAGCTGTGGCGCGGCTCCCCTGTGGGCATGGAGGTGCCAACAGCGGGGGCGGCGATGACTGCGGCGGCCTTGGGACGGGGGGCCTGGTGGAGGTAGACTATAATATGTTAGCTTTCCAGCCTGCCTACCTGCAGGGCGCTGGTGGTGCCAAGGCCCAGAAGGGCACCAAAGTCAGGATGTCTGTCCAGCGGAGGCGGAAGGCCAGCGAGAGGGAGAAGCTCCGGATGAGGACCTTGGCAGATGCCCTGCACACCCTCCGGAACTACCTGCCACCGGTCTACAGCCAGAGGGGCCAGCCGCTCACCAAGATCCAGACGCTGAAGTACACCATCAAGTACATCGGGGAACTCACAGACCTTCTCAACAGCGGACGGGAGCCTCGGCCCCAGAGTGCCCGAGCACAGCCCAGGCACCCAGGGACTCACCACTCCAGCCCCCTGGGTGGGGCAGAGGAAATTTAA